The following proteins are co-located in the Myxococcus guangdongensis genome:
- a CDS encoding condensation domain-containing protein, translated as MSGSSKNLDKLTPKQRALYELLLKEKKGQLQASSAQALERTIPRRAGTEPAPASFPQQRLWVVDQLEGGQAFAYNVHITVQFTGTLDVPLLERCVNEVVRRHESLRTVFAARDDGLPVQVVLPELTLTIPVEDISALAKEEQDAEVERRTSEESQRLFDLAKGPLLRGKVLRLGPDNHVALVTMHHLVTDRWSLGVFVRELMAFYAAEVTGQSPAIPELAIQYSDFAEWQRERMQGERLRVELDFWKQHLKTLPAPLELPTDRPRPVRQTYRGSRQFVTLPVALTRALKEVSQQEGATLFMTLLATFQTLMHRHSRQTDITVGSPIAGRNVPELESLIGFFVNTLVLRNDLGGNPTFRELLRRAKDVCMAAYAHQELPFEKLVEELQPPRDLSRHPLFQVMFSFQNTPRQDLSMPGLQSTYLLVDPGSAKFDLLLELREDRPDEIFGWLEYNTDLFDVTTVQRLRGHFYTLLGAVAANPDTRLSELPLLTQDEHVQLLSDFQGEHVRYPEDATLHSLFEAQALRTPHAEALRFEKTSLS; from the coding sequence ATGAGCGGTAGTTCCAAGAACCTCGACAAGCTCACTCCCAAGCAGCGCGCGCTCTACGAGTTGCTCCTCAAGGAGAAGAAGGGCCAGCTGCAGGCCTCGTCGGCCCAGGCGCTCGAGCGGACCATTCCGCGTCGCGCCGGCACCGAGCCCGCGCCCGCGTCCTTCCCGCAGCAGCGACTGTGGGTGGTGGACCAGCTCGAGGGCGGTCAGGCGTTCGCCTACAACGTCCACATCACCGTGCAGTTCACTGGCACGCTGGACGTCCCGTTGCTGGAGCGGTGCGTGAACGAGGTGGTGCGTCGGCACGAGTCGCTGCGCACGGTGTTCGCCGCGCGCGACGATGGGCTCCCCGTGCAGGTCGTCCTGCCGGAGCTGACGCTGACCATCCCCGTGGAGGACATCTCCGCGCTGGCCAAGGAGGAGCAGGACGCGGAGGTGGAGCGCCGCACCAGCGAGGAGTCCCAGCGCCTGTTCGACCTGGCGAAGGGCCCGCTGCTGCGAGGCAAGGTGCTGCGCCTGGGGCCCGACAACCACGTGGCGCTCGTCACCATGCACCACCTGGTGACGGACCGCTGGTCGCTGGGCGTCTTCGTGCGCGAGCTGATGGCGTTCTACGCCGCGGAAGTCACCGGGCAGTCGCCCGCGATTCCCGAGCTCGCCATCCAGTACTCCGACTTCGCGGAGTGGCAGCGCGAGCGGATGCAGGGCGAGCGGCTGCGCGTCGAGCTCGACTTCTGGAAGCAGCACCTGAAGACGCTGCCCGCGCCGTTGGAGCTGCCCACCGACAGGCCGCGTCCCGTGCGTCAGACGTACCGGGGCTCGCGTCAGTTCGTCACGCTCCCGGTGGCGCTCACGCGCGCGTTGAAGGAAGTGAGCCAGCAGGAGGGCGCCACCCTCTTCATGACGTTGCTGGCGACGTTCCAGACGCTGATGCACCGTCACTCGCGGCAGACGGACATCACCGTCGGCTCACCCATCGCCGGCCGCAACGTGCCGGAGCTGGAGTCGTTGATCGGCTTCTTCGTCAACACGCTGGTGCTGCGCAATGACCTGGGCGGCAACCCCACCTTCCGCGAGCTGCTGCGCCGCGCGAAGGACGTGTGCATGGCGGCGTACGCGCACCAGGAGCTGCCCTTCGAGAAGCTCGTCGAGGAGCTGCAGCCCCCTCGCGATTTGAGCCGTCACCCGCTGTTCCAGGTGATGTTCAGCTTCCAGAACACCCCGCGCCAGGACCTGTCCATGCCGGGGCTGCAGTCCACGTATCTGCTCGTGGACCCGGGCTCGGCCAAGTTCGACCTGCTGCTGGAGCTGCGCGAGGACCGACCGGACGAGATCTTCGGCTGGCTCGAGTACAACACTGACCTCTTCGACGTGACGACGGTCCAGCGGCTGCGTGGGCACTTCTACACGCTGCTCGGCGCGGTGGCCGCCAACCCGGACACCCGTCTGTCCGAGCTGCCGTTGCTCACCCAGGATGAGCACGTCCAGTTGCTCTCCGACTTCCAGGGCGAGCACGTCCGCTACCCCGAGGACGCCACCCTCCACTCCCTCTTCGAGGCCCAGGCCCTCCGCACGCCTCACGCCGAGGCCCTCCGCTTCGAGAAGACGTCTCTCTC
- a CDS encoding type I polyketide synthase: MATDSSNADTTGLEIAVIGMAGRFPGARDLEAFWRNLRDGVESIRFLEDADLEPSALDTAAVRSDPNYVKAAAVLEDADLFDAGYFGVTPKEAEVMDPQQRVFLECAVEALENAGYDTERFKGRIGVYAGARTDTYVFNLFSNPAALGGLDPFEIGLGNDLAFLTTRVAHRLNLRGPAYSVHTACSTALVALHLAGQALLADECRMAVAGGVAINVPQNVGYLYQYGGIASPDGHCRAFDAKAAGTIFGSGIGLVVLKRLEDALADGDTIHAVIKGSAINNDGAVKASFTAPSVQGQATVIKDALAAAEVSADSINYVEAHGTGTALGDPIEVRALTKAFGSKTKGRRTIPIGSVKTNVGHLDAAAGSASLLKAILAMKHQQLPPSLHFESPNPQIDFDSGPFYVNTALQPWPRGRTPRRAGVSSFGIGGTNAHVILEEAPATTASSASRPWELLVLSARSHTALDTATARLAQHLEAQPGLSLADVAHTLQVGRKAHSHRRVVVARDVQDAVRVLRMAEPQRVLTATHETSQRPVSFLFSDAGVGAPLESLYRSEPVFRAEVDACAKLLRSPLDLDLSAAMYPEDGSRPSLTAPLGTMARFVEQYALARLWMSWGLVPESVLGEGIGAWVAASISGALTLEKALTMALLGDPSSQRGGLTGSNLKSPEVPLLSAATGAFVTDAEAVRPETWLDAAGNTSRLDDALRELVKESTRVVLAMGTAGALVERARALAGTTGTRAVRASLADAQPALASVLSTLGQLWLDGVEVDWDDVNEDRGLRRVPLPTYPFERQRYWVAPAARVEATQAVSAQAPQGKLTDVADWFHVPAWHRTAPIALDRKALSERRCWVLFVDGLGVGEALARRLEEAGQDVVRVRQGGAFMRDAAKRYALDARLRGDYATLWKDLADQDLSPSVVVHLWSLGSSGEEASSPELFRKVQDTGYYSLLHLGQALAKGDTSRPVRVEVVTDRVRDVAGEGTALPEKATLLGPCKVIPQEQEHVSTRCLDVVAPAPGSAAVEKLAERLLAELSQRSRDAVVAWRGSLRYAQTHSPLRLEPAGEAPTPLREQGVYLITGGLGGVGLMLADHLARTLHARIALLGRTALPAPSEWDGYLATHPEDDAVARRILRVRELEQAGAQVMVVHADVADAAQLEAAVAKVEARFGALNGVLHCAGVTQGPSLYNPLTDIGRSESETQFGPKVHGTYALEQVLSRRSADFVLLFSSNAAVLGGLGYLTYASSNLFMDAFAQARAGRVGTRWVSASWDPWPEETKHTNVRTSMDQYAMTPAEGAEAVRRLVTLGVDGQVVVATGDLAQRWRLWIQRETSQPVAGARAAGKPRRSKTPFVAPASELEKQLAALWQEILGVDSVGLNDNFFDLGGHSLLATRVAGRLRTQFDLDIPLAKLFEAATVASLAKLVADHQAALEEAASQAALDELANLSDEEIEAELARRSR; this comes from the coding sequence ATGGCCACGGATTCGTCCAACGCGGACACCACCGGACTGGAGATCGCCGTCATCGGCATGGCGGGGCGGTTCCCGGGCGCGCGCGACCTGGAGGCCTTCTGGAGGAACCTGCGCGACGGCGTGGAGTCCATCCGCTTCCTGGAGGACGCGGACCTGGAGCCCAGCGCGCTCGACACGGCGGCCGTGCGCTCGGACCCGAACTACGTGAAGGCCGCGGCCGTCCTCGAGGACGCGGACCTGTTCGACGCGGGCTACTTCGGCGTCACCCCCAAGGAAGCGGAGGTGATGGATCCGCAGCAGCGCGTCTTCCTGGAGTGCGCCGTGGAGGCCCTGGAGAACGCGGGCTACGACACCGAGCGCTTCAAGGGCCGCATCGGCGTCTACGCCGGCGCGCGCACGGACACGTACGTCTTCAACCTCTTCTCGAACCCCGCCGCGCTGGGTGGACTGGACCCGTTCGAGATTGGCCTGGGCAACGACCTGGCCTTCCTCACCACGCGCGTGGCGCACCGACTCAACCTGCGCGGCCCCGCGTACTCGGTGCACACCGCGTGCTCCACCGCGCTGGTCGCGTTGCACCTGGCCGGACAGGCGCTGCTCGCCGACGAGTGCCGGATGGCCGTCGCGGGCGGCGTGGCCATCAACGTCCCTCAGAACGTGGGATACCTGTACCAGTACGGTGGCATCGCCTCGCCGGACGGCCACTGCCGCGCGTTCGACGCGAAGGCCGCGGGCACCATCTTCGGCAGCGGCATCGGCCTCGTCGTGCTCAAGCGACTGGAAGACGCGCTCGCCGACGGGGACACCATCCACGCCGTCATCAAGGGCTCGGCCATCAACAACGACGGCGCCGTGAAGGCCAGCTTCACCGCGCCCAGCGTGCAGGGCCAGGCCACCGTCATCAAGGACGCGCTCGCCGCCGCCGAGGTGTCCGCGGACAGCATCAACTACGTGGAGGCACACGGCACCGGCACCGCGCTGGGAGACCCCATCGAGGTGCGCGCGCTGACGAAGGCCTTCGGCAGCAAGACGAAGGGGCGGCGCACCATCCCCATCGGCTCGGTGAAGACGAACGTGGGGCACCTGGACGCGGCGGCTGGCAGCGCGAGCCTGCTCAAGGCCATCCTCGCGATGAAGCACCAGCAGCTCCCGCCCAGCCTCCACTTCGAGTCGCCCAATCCGCAGATCGACTTCGACAGCGGTCCCTTCTACGTGAACACCGCGCTCCAGCCGTGGCCCCGTGGGCGCACGCCCCGGCGCGCGGGCGTGAGCTCGTTCGGCATCGGCGGCACCAACGCGCACGTCATCCTCGAGGAGGCGCCCGCCACAACCGCGTCGTCCGCGAGCCGGCCCTGGGAGTTGCTCGTGCTGTCGGCGCGCAGCCACACGGCGCTCGACACGGCGACCGCGCGGCTCGCGCAGCATCTGGAGGCCCAGCCCGGGCTGTCCCTGGCGGACGTGGCCCACACGCTCCAGGTGGGCCGCAAGGCGCACTCGCACCGCCGGGTCGTCGTCGCCCGTGACGTCCAGGACGCCGTGCGCGTGCTGCGCATGGCCGAGCCCCAGCGCGTCCTCACGGCGACGCATGAGACGAGCCAGCGCCCCGTGTCGTTCCTCTTCTCCGATGCGGGCGTCGGTGCTCCGCTGGAGTCGCTCTACCGCTCGGAGCCTGTCTTCCGCGCGGAGGTGGACGCCTGCGCGAAGCTGCTCCGCTCGCCGTTGGACCTGGACCTGAGCGCCGCGATGTATCCCGAGGACGGCAGCCGGCCCTCGCTCACCGCGCCCCTGGGCACGATGGCGCGCTTCGTCGAGCAGTACGCGCTGGCGCGACTGTGGATGTCCTGGGGCCTGGTGCCCGAATCCGTGCTCGGAGAGGGCATCGGCGCGTGGGTCGCGGCGAGCATCTCGGGTGCGCTCACGCTGGAGAAGGCCCTGACGATGGCGCTGCTCGGCGACCCGAGCAGCCAGCGTGGAGGGTTGACGGGCTCGAATCTGAAGTCTCCCGAGGTGCCGCTGCTCTCCGCCGCGACGGGCGCCTTCGTGACGGACGCCGAGGCCGTGCGCCCGGAGACCTGGTTGGACGCGGCGGGCAACACGTCCCGCCTGGACGATGCGCTGCGCGAGCTGGTGAAGGAGTCCACCCGCGTCGTCCTCGCGATGGGCACCGCGGGAGCACTCGTCGAGCGCGCTCGCGCGTTGGCCGGCACCACCGGCACGCGCGCGGTCAGGGCCAGCCTCGCGGACGCTCAGCCCGCGCTGGCCTCCGTGCTGAGCACGCTGGGCCAGCTCTGGCTGGATGGCGTGGAGGTGGACTGGGACGACGTGAACGAGGACCGTGGCCTTCGCCGCGTGCCGCTGCCCACCTACCCCTTCGAGCGCCAGCGCTACTGGGTGGCGCCCGCCGCGCGCGTCGAGGCCACTCAGGCCGTGTCGGCCCAGGCGCCGCAAGGAAAGCTCACGGACGTCGCGGACTGGTTCCATGTCCCCGCGTGGCACCGCACGGCGCCCATCGCACTGGACCGCAAGGCGCTGTCGGAGCGCCGCTGCTGGGTGCTCTTCGTCGATGGTCTGGGCGTCGGAGAGGCGCTGGCCCGTCGACTGGAGGAGGCAGGACAGGACGTGGTGCGCGTGCGCCAGGGTGGCGCCTTCATGCGCGACGCGGCGAAGCGATACGCGTTGGATGCCCGGCTGCGTGGTGACTACGCGACGCTGTGGAAGGACCTGGCCGACCAGGACCTGAGTCCCTCCGTGGTCGTGCATCTGTGGAGCCTGGGCTCCTCGGGCGAGGAGGCGTCCAGCCCCGAGCTGTTCCGCAAGGTCCAGGACACGGGCTACTACAGCCTGTTGCACCTGGGACAGGCGCTCGCGAAGGGCGACACGTCGCGCCCGGTGCGCGTCGAAGTGGTGACGGACCGCGTGCGGGACGTCGCGGGCGAGGGCACGGCTCTCCCCGAGAAGGCCACGCTGCTGGGTCCCTGCAAGGTGATTCCGCAGGAGCAGGAGCACGTCTCCACGCGCTGCCTCGACGTGGTCGCCCCCGCGCCCGGGAGCGCCGCGGTGGAGAAGCTCGCGGAGCGATTGCTCGCGGAGTTGAGCCAACGCTCGCGTGACGCCGTGGTCGCATGGCGCGGCAGCCTCCGTTACGCGCAGACGCACTCGCCGCTGCGCCTTGAGCCCGCGGGCGAGGCCCCCACGCCGCTGCGTGAGCAGGGCGTGTACCTCATCACCGGCGGCCTGGGCGGCGTCGGCTTGATGCTGGCCGACCACCTGGCGCGCACGCTCCACGCGCGCATCGCGCTGCTGGGTCGCACGGCGCTGCCCGCGCCTTCCGAGTGGGACGGCTACCTGGCCACGCACCCCGAGGACGACGCCGTGGCGCGCCGCATCCTCCGCGTGCGGGAGCTGGAGCAGGCGGGCGCGCAGGTGATGGTGGTCCACGCGGACGTCGCGGACGCGGCGCAACTGGAGGCGGCCGTCGCCAAGGTGGAGGCCCGCTTCGGTGCGTTGAATGGCGTGCTCCACTGCGCGGGCGTCACGCAGGGTCCGTCGCTCTACAACCCGCTGACGGACATCGGCCGGAGCGAATCCGAGACGCAGTTCGGTCCCAAGGTCCATGGCACGTATGCGCTGGAGCAGGTGCTGAGCCGCCGCTCGGCGGACTTCGTGCTGCTCTTCTCGTCCAACGCCGCGGTGCTCGGCGGCCTGGGCTACCTGACGTACGCGTCGTCGAACCTCTTCATGGATGCATTCGCGCAGGCGCGCGCGGGCCGGGTGGGGACGCGCTGGGTGAGCGCGTCGTGGGACCCGTGGCCCGAGGAGACGAAGCACACCAACGTGCGCACCAGCATGGACCAATACGCCATGACGCCCGCGGAGGGCGCGGAGGCAGTGCGCCGGCTGGTGACGCTCGGGGTGGATGGCCAGGTGGTGGTCGCCACCGGGGACCTGGCGCAGCGCTGGCGGCTGTGGATTCAGCGCGAGACGTCGCAGCCCGTCGCGGGAGCACGCGCGGCCGGCAAACCACGGCGTTCGAAGACGCCCTTCGTCGCGCCCGCGTCGGAGCTGGAGAAGCAGCTCGCGGCGCTCTGGCAGGAGATCCTCGGCGTCGACTCCGTGGGCCTCAACGACAACTTCTTCGACCTGGGTGGACACTCGCTCCTGGCCACGCGCGTGGCGGGGCGGCTGCGCACCCAGTTCGACCTCGACATTCCCCTGGCAAAGCTCTTCGAGGCCGCCACGGTGGCCTCGCTGGCGAAGCTGGTGGCGGACCATCAGGCGGCGCTGGAAGAGGCCGCCAGTCAGGCCGCGCTCGATGAGCTGGCCAACCTCAGTGACGAAGAAATCGAAGCCGAGCTCGCGCGTCGCTCGCGCTAG
- a CDS encoding glycosyltransferase, giving the protein MRVILTNFGSLGDVQPFVALAVELKRHGHQPVLAAAPSYEALARHHGLEFAPVGPDLRDAQSGITQAMMGNPAVAHSAGGMLQLFQPLAEAVPLMLEDLRAACRNADVLVSGRVQPAARMVHDLTHLPFVTVLVEHSGSGGGSPAFQAAVRGLVNPLRESLRLPPLDNPLVDGLSPQLVLTALSRHVRPPASDAPAHHHTVGYCLLDEPDFTPDAKLAAFLAEGEAPVCITFGSMTHTDSAALTDTLVAAAERAGRRVLIQHGWSGLGQRALPAMAHALGQVPHSWLFSRVSCVVHHGGAGTTGAAFRAGVPQVVVPHTYDQFTWGEVVQERGCGGPAIPIGELSVERLAAALRAAHEHTGPRATAARLGEQLREEHGTTKARHHIEDLVRRVGLASDPVSGDEGDEDAEDEGRRQRRRSALKQQRARKVDT; this is encoded by the coding sequence ATGCGAGTCATCCTCACCAACTTCGGGTCCCTCGGTGACGTTCAGCCCTTCGTGGCCCTGGCCGTCGAGCTCAAGCGACACGGCCACCAGCCGGTGCTCGCCGCCGCGCCTTCGTACGAAGCGCTGGCGCGACACCACGGCCTGGAGTTCGCGCCCGTGGGCCCGGACCTCCGGGACGCCCAGAGCGGCATCACCCAGGCGATGATGGGCAACCCCGCGGTCGCCCACTCCGCCGGCGGCATGCTCCAGCTCTTCCAACCGCTCGCCGAGGCCGTGCCCCTCATGCTCGAGGACCTGCGCGCCGCGTGCCGAAACGCCGACGTCCTCGTCAGTGGACGCGTCCAGCCCGCCGCCCGCATGGTGCACGACCTCACGCACCTGCCCTTCGTCACGGTGCTCGTGGAGCACAGCGGCAGCGGTGGCGGAAGCCCGGCCTTCCAGGCCGCGGTGCGCGGACTGGTGAACCCGCTGCGCGAGTCCCTGCGGCTGCCTCCGCTCGACAACCCGCTGGTGGATGGACTGTCACCCCAGCTCGTCCTCACCGCGCTGAGCCGGCACGTGCGCCCGCCCGCGTCGGACGCGCCGGCGCACCACCACACCGTCGGCTACTGCCTGCTCGACGAGCCGGACTTCACGCCGGACGCGAAGCTGGCCGCGTTCCTGGCGGAGGGCGAGGCGCCGGTGTGCATCACCTTCGGCAGCATGACGCACACGGACTCCGCGGCGCTGACGGACACGCTGGTGGCCGCCGCCGAGCGCGCGGGTCGACGGGTCCTCATCCAGCACGGCTGGAGCGGCCTGGGCCAGCGCGCCCTGCCTGCGATGGCGCACGCGCTCGGACAGGTGCCGCACTCGTGGCTGTTCTCGCGGGTGTCGTGTGTGGTGCACCACGGCGGCGCGGGGACCACGGGCGCGGCGTTCCGCGCGGGAGTTCCCCAGGTCGTCGTGCCGCACACGTATGACCAGTTCACCTGGGGCGAGGTCGTCCAGGAGCGCGGCTGCGGTGGACCGGCGATTCCCATCGGCGAGCTGAGCGTGGAGCGACTCGCGGCGGCGCTGCGCGCGGCGCACGAGCACACGGGCCCGCGCGCCACGGCGGCGAGGCTGGGCGAGCAGCTTCGCGAAGAGCACGGAACGACGAAGGCGCGTCACCACATCGAGGACCTGGTCCGTCGGGTGGGGCTCGCCTCGGACCCGGTGAGCGGGGACGAGGGCGATGAGGACGCGGAAGACGAGGGGCGGCGTCAGCGGCGCAGGAGCGCGCTGAAGCAGCAGCGGGCGAGGAAGGTCGACACTTGA